The DNA segment GTTCTTGGTGAGCGGGCTGGTGGTGGTGGTGTTCGTGTACACGATGGCGATGGCGTTGGGGCCATCCAGCGATTCCACCGCGACGCCGGTGACCTCGGTGTTGTTGGTGATTTGGGCTTGCTTGTTGGGCGCCACGATGGAGTCAACGAACTTGCGGTACTGGGCGCCGAAGTCGCCGCTGAGGTAGGTCGCCGCGCGATCGGCCAGGCTATCCATGTTCTCCGGGGTGTAGGTCCACAACGTGGTGATCGCATTGGCCGCGGTCCGCGCGACTTTCAGCTTGATTGCGACGACGGCGCGATCGGCCAGGTACGGCTGCACGGTGGCACCCGCGAACGCCGCAGAACCCACAAACAGCGACGCGGCAACCAGCACGGCAGCCGCGGCCAGCCGAGTGCCGCCCGGTCGTTTGGCGGCAGCGCCGCGCTCGGAACCCGCGCCCGCGGCCGGGTCGACACCCTGGGAGGTCTCGGTGTCGCGGGCATCGTCATCGGCGCCCTCGTCCGGCTGCCCGGGGTCGGTCTCGCCGGCTGCATCCGACCGCGCAGCATCGGCGGCGGCGGCCGCCGCGTCCGCGGCGTCCACCTCCGTCTCGTCACACCGGGTCTCGCCGGTCAAATCACCTGCAGCAGGTTGCTGATCTTCCACTGATTCCCTTCCTGCTTGGCCGTGGCGGCCCATCGGTTGGTGTTCTCGAACACCTGCTTTCCGTCGGGCGACTTGGAGGTGACTTCGGTAGCCACCAACACGTTGGCGCTGCCATCGTCGTTCCACCGCTCCATCCCCGCGTCCAGGACGGTGCCGGTGGCCGGTTCGGCTTGCGCGACCTGGAGGAGGATCTCGTTGGACTTCTCGCGGTATTGCTGGGCGAAATCGCCGGTCGCTTGGGCCAATATCCGCTCGACGTAGTCGTTGGCGTGGTAGGGATCAACGGACGTGAACTGTGCCATAAACCATTTCACGTAGTCGACCACCACGTGGTCCTTCCGTGCGGCGTGCTCGCGCGAGGTGTGCGCGACGAGCATCAGGCTCGATGCCGTGATCGCCGCCACCATGACCACCGCCGCGACGGCGGCAACAACCGGTAAACCCCACCGCCGCCGCGCCGGTAGTGGGGGCGCGACGAGCAGTCGTCCTTCGCCCGGTGCAAACCTGCGACGGGGACTCATGGGGCATTCCCGGGCGGTTTCGGTTTCGTCAGCACCGTGAGATCGTCAACGCGCCAATGGTTGTCCCGGTCCTTGGCGAAACTCACCCGCACGGTCGCACTGATGTAGCGCACGTCGGGCAGCGCGCCTCGCCGGCCCTGCATGAACAACAGCATGGTCGCCCGATCCGGTGTCGCGGACTGGATCGAGCTCGCCGACACCCAATACTCGTGGAGCACGGGGTGTCCCTTGGCCACCGTGTCCTGTTGGGCGGCCAGTTGGCTGCGATATTTGTCGGTCGTCAACGACTGCGCGCGAGCGAAGTCCTCGCGCAACGTTTTTGGGTCGTACGTCAGCATTTGTGCGACGATTTTCGGCCCCTGCGCCGCGATCTCGTCACGGGTTCGGTCACTGGCCCTGTCCGTGGAGTACACCGCCGCATAGCTCACGCCGGCACCGGCAAGGCACATCCCGGAGGCGGTGAGCAACGCCACCGCCGTCCACCGCCGGGCGTGGGGCAACCGCCCGTCTGGCGCCACGCGCCGCACCTGGGTGCGCAGCAACATGTCGGCGAAGGTGCGACGTTCGGAATCCCACAGCGGCCACAGCCATCCCACCAGCACCGCGGCGGTATCCAGCAGGTGAGCCAGGTCTCGAAGCAGCAGCCCCCATGGGCCGAGGGCCGCACCATCGCCCCGGGTGACCACGATTCCGCAGAGACCCCGTCCCAAACTCCAGCCGGTGATGGGCGGCAACAGCAGCCGGTTGGCCGACATTGCCAGCACGACAAACCCGAGCACGCCAACGCATACCCACCACCACACGCCGCCCGCCGGCACGGTGAACGAGACCAGTGCCAGGGTCACCACCACCGCGACACCCGGCAGGACGTCGACGGCGAACGCAGCGGCACGCACATGCCAAGGGGCCAAGGGTTTCTCGGACGAGTCTTGGACGGGCTCGGTGGTCTGGTTGTCCTCGACCACCACCGTCACTTCGTCACCTGGTCGAGTTTGGAAATCTTGTACTGGCCTTCCACGGGTGCCATCCGCACGCGCAGGCGGTAGCCCGTTTCCTGATTTTGCGCTTGGTCGTTGGACACCCGCACGCGAAGCGCCACCAGCACTTCGACCGAACCGTCGGGGTTGTTGCGCTCGACCGCTGCCCGCATGTCGGACACCTGCACGTGGACGTTCGCCGCCTGATAGGCCTGAACGAGCATGCTGCTATACAACACCGCCTGGGAGCGGTATTGGTCGGTGCCGCAGTCGATGATCTTCTGCTCGCTGGCGGCCATGGCGGTGGTGTCCGGGGCCTGGGTGGCGGCGACACAGTCCTTTGCCGCCTGCAGCGCCGCCGCGTCGTTGCGCGCGATAGCTTGGCCTTGCTGGTTGGACCGCAGCGCAAGGTAGCCGCCGGTCCCGATGCCAGCCGCGGCGAGTACCAGCGCGGCGCAGATTCCGACCAGCCAGCCGCGACGTAGCCGCGGCGGGCGACGCTCGACAGCCGTCCGCGCGGCGACATCGCCGACTTCCGATCCCGATTCCTCGACACCCTCCACGCCGGCTTCCTCGGTGCTGTCCTGGTCGGCTCCGACTTCGGATTCCGACGAATCCTCGGTCGTCACCTCGGTGCTGTCCTGGTCGGCTCCGACCTCGGATTCCGACGAATCCTCGGTCGTCACCTCGGTGCTCAACGAATCATCCGCGTCGATGGGGTTCAGCCGACTGGCGCCAGCATCTCCTTCCATCCGTCGTCTCCTGTTTTGGTCGAGTTTTCGACGGAGTATCTCACCCCGTCGGGCCCTACCAGTTCGCCGCTCTGGGGACTGTACACCGCCGTGGGAGGCCCGCCCGGGGTGTAGACGCACGGGTTGGGCTGCTGTCCGTTGCACTGCACGCTACCCGTGCCGGGTCGCTGCAGCGGGTCGCTCACCGGGGGTGGCGTCCCGCCCGGGGGCAGCCTGTCGGCAGGCACCGGGTTTAAGCCGTTGTTTACCGACGGCGCCGGGATCACCAGGCCCGGCTTCACCGGCTGATCGCAGCGCGCCGCGGGTGCCGGGCAGGTCAGCAGCTGGTTCGGATCCCCGTACCACGGGTTGGTGCCCAAGGGTTCGTACGGTTTCGGGTCCCGGCACTCCCGCGGCGTCGCCGCCCGCTTACCGGGGACATCAACGCAGGGAATGTTGCGCGACCCGCGCACGCTATTGGCCGGCGTGTCCTGCGGAATCTTGCAATACGTCCCCTTCGGCAACGGTTGCAAGCTGGTGTCGGCAAAAGAGCGCCACTCCGATGCCGGGATGAACCCGGTCAGACAGGGCGGCGGCTGGTTGATCGCCACCGCCATGTCGAGCGCGGCCATGTTCGGGAAGGGCGCGGCCACCGTCTGCACGATGGAAGCGCCCTGCGGCAGGAACACCAGCACCTGCTCAACGCCCTTGTTGTAGCGCTTGAGCATGTCGATCACGACCTCAAGATTCGCTAGCGTCTGTGGCAGCGAATCTTGCACGTCGGTAAAGACCTCGTGGACCTGATCGGCGGTGGGAGCGGCCTGGGACAGAATGCTCTTCAGATGCTGATCCTGTTGCGCGGTCTGCGCGGCCAACATGTTGAGGTTGTGCGCCCAACGCTCGATGGCGCTCCCCGAGTTGACCTGACTGTCCAGGATGGGCCCGGAGTGCTGGATGATGTCGTTGATGTCGTTGATCTGGTTGCGGAAGTCTCCGACGATCGCCTGAGTGGCGTCGACCAGCCGTTGCAGCGCGGGACCGAGGCCGCCGACCGCTTGCGCGGTCTCGTCGAGCAACACCGGGATCTTCTCTTTCGGCAAGACCGCGAGCCCGCGGTTGGACGTGTCCAGGGCGGGCCCGATCTCACTGGGCACCGTGCCCTTGGTGATGATCTGTCCGGGCGAGAAGAACTTCCCGGGATTACCAGTTGACACCAGGTCCAGATACTGCTCGCCGACCGCCGACACCGAGTGCACGTTGGCCGTCGCATCGATCGGGATCTTGTAGCGGGTGTCGATGCTCATCGTTGCCTGGGCGCCGGTCGCGGTCGGCTCGACGTCGGTGACCTTGCCGATGGTGATCCCGCGATACGTCACGTTGGCCGTGGGATAAAGGCCGCCGGATGCGGGCAGGTTGGCCTTGAGCGTGTACCGACCGACACCCACCAGCGCCGGAATCTGCAGGTAGTACACGCCCAGCACCAGCAGCGAGATCACCGTGAGGGTGCCGAACAGCACCAACTGGCGTTTGATGAAGGGAGTCAGCAATTCCTATCGCCCCTTTCCACCAGCGGCCCGCCGGGCGCATCGTTCGGGTTCGGTGTGTAGCGGACGTCGGGGATCATCGTCTCGGGGTCGCGGCCAAACGACTGCTCGAGCGCGCGCAGGGCTCCGGAAAAGCCGGTACCGGTCAGCACCGCGTTGTCCATGGCACTGAAGGTCACGTCAAGGACCGCCGACACGTTTTGGTAGTCACCGCGGAAGAGCTTCGGCACGGCGTCGATGTCGAACGGTTGGGTGAGGATCAGCTTCAGCGCGCCGATCAGATACTGCGAGCCCCGGCTGAGTTCCTTCAACGGACACTGCAGCGCTTGCAGGTCGGTGTGCAGCCCGCTGCGCGCCTCCGCGAGGTACTGGCCGGCGACCTGGGAAAGCTGTCCTATCGCGTCCACCGCGTTGATAAGCAGCTGGCGTGTGTCGGCGAAGTGCTTGATTAGAGGCGGGAAGTCGGTGAGCACTCGATCCAGCACATCCGCGCGGGCGCCCACATAGGTCAGCAGTCGGTTGGTGGAGTCGATCGCGTGGGTGATGTCATCGCGTTGCTGGTTGAGCTGGTCGGTGAAGGTGTCCAGCCGGGTGAGGAAACCCCGGATCTGGTCGCCCCGTTTATAGAAGATGTTGTAGATCTCGTTTTGCAGCACCTCCAAGTTCGCGATACCGCCTCCGCGCAAAATCATCGAGATGCTGGCCAACGTCTGCTCGGTGGTGGGATAGGCCGACGAGTTCTTCAGCGGTATGGTGTCGCCGTTCCTGAGCGGCTCCCGCGACGGGTTGGGTGGTGACGCCAGCTCCACATGCTGCGAGCCCAGCAGACTGGTTTGTCCAATCTTGGCGGTGGCGTTCTTCGGAAGCTTGACGCCCTTGTCGATGCCCAGCGTCAGGGTTGCTATCCAGTTCTTCAAATGGATGCCGCGGATCGAGCCCACGGGGACGTCGGCAACCATCACCTTGCTGTTGCCGTTAATGGCCAGGGTGTCCGGCACCTGCACATAGATGGTGTAGGCGCCCTTCCCGCTGCCCGGACCCCCGGGGATGGACACGTTGGAGATTCCGCGCCAGCCACACGAGCTCAGCATCATCGTGGCGATCAGCAGCACCACTGCCTGCCAGCCCCGGTGGCGTAACACCCTGAGCGCGTTCACTGCCCAATGGCTCGGCTTGCTCCTCGCGCCGACCGCGCTCGTCGCGCG comes from the Mycobacterium shinjukuense genome and includes:
- a CDS encoding virulence factor Mce family protein, encoding MLTPFIKRQLVLFGTLTVISLLVLGVYYLQIPALVGVGRYTLKANLPASGGLYPTANVTYRGITIGKVTDVEPTATGAQATMSIDTRYKIPIDATANVHSVSAVGEQYLDLVSTGNPGKFFSPGQIITKGTVPSEIGPALDTSNRGLAVLPKEKIPVLLDETAQAVGGLGPALQRLVDATQAIVGDFRNQINDINDIIQHSGPILDSQVNSGSAIERWAHNLNMLAAQTAQQDQHLKSILSQAAPTADQVHEVFTDVQDSLPQTLANLEVVIDMLKRYNKGVEQVLVFLPQGASIVQTVAAPFPNMAALDMAVAINQPPPCLTGFIPASEWRSFADTSLQPLPKGTYCKIPQDTPANSVRGSRNIPCVDVPGKRAATPRECRDPKPYEPLGTNPWYGDPNQLLTCPAPAARCDQPVKPGLVIPAPSVNNGLNPVPADRLPPGGTPPPVSDPLQRPGTGSVQCNGQQPNPCVYTPGGPPTAVYSPQSGELVGPDGVRYSVENSTKTGDDGWKEMLAPVG
- a CDS encoding RDD family protein, whose protein sequence is MTVVVEDNQTTEPVQDSSEKPLAPWHVRAAAFAVDVLPGVAVVVTLALVSFTVPAGGVWWWVCVGVLGFVVLAMSANRLLLPPITGWSLGRGLCGIVVTRGDGAALGPWGLLLRDLAHLLDTAAVLVGWLWPLWDSERRTFADMLLRTQVRRVAPDGRLPHARRWTAVALLTASGMCLAGAGVSYAAVYSTDRASDRTRDEIAAQGPKIVAQMLTYDPKTLREDFARAQSLTTDKYRSQLAAQQDTVAKGHPVLHEYWVSASSIQSATPDRATMLLFMQGRRGALPDVRYISATVRVSFAKDRDNHWRVDDLTVLTKPKPPGNAP
- a CDS encoding mammalian cell entry protein; translation: MEDQQPAAGDLTGETRCDETEVDAADAAAAAADAARSDAAGETDPGQPDEGADDDARDTETSQGVDPAAGAGSERGAAAKRPGGTRLAAAAVLVAASLFVGSAAFAGATVQPYLADRAVVAIKLKVARTAANAITTLWTYTPENMDSLADRAATYLSGDFGAQYRKFVDSIVAPNKQAQITNNTEVTGVAVESLDGPNAIAIVYTNTTTTSPLTKNIPALKYLSYRLIMKRDHARWMVTRMTTITSLDLTPRR
- a CDS encoding Mce protein; this encodes MEGDAGASRLNPIDADDSLSTEVTTEDSSESEVGADQDSTEVTTEDSSESEVGADQDSTEEAGVEGVEESGSEVGDVAARTAVERRPPRLRRGWLVGICAALVLAAAGIGTGGYLALRSNQQGQAIARNDAAALQAAKDCVAATQAPDTTAMAASEQKIIDCGTDQYRSQAVLYSSMLVQAYQAANVHVQVSDMRAAVERNNPDGSVEVLVALRVRVSNDQAQNQETGYRLRVRMAPVEGQYKISKLDQVTK
- a CDS encoding mammalian cell entry protein — encoded protein: MSPRRRFAPGEGRLLVAPPLPARRRWGLPVVAAVAAVVMVAAITASSLMLVAHTSREHAARKDHVVVDYVKWFMAQFTSVDPYHANDYVERILAQATGDFAQQYREKSNEILLQVAQAEPATGTVLDAGMERWNDDGSANVLVATEVTSKSPDGKQVFENTNRWAATAKQEGNQWKISNLLQVI
- a CDS encoding virulence factor Mce family protein; this translates as MMLSSCGWRGISNVSIPGGPGSGKGAYTIYVQVPDTLAINGNSKVMVADVPVGSIRGIHLKNWIATLTLGIDKGVKLPKNATAKIGQTSLLGSQHVELASPPNPSREPLRNGDTIPLKNSSAYPTTEQTLASISMILRGGGIANLEVLQNEIYNIFYKRGDQIRGFLTRLDTFTDQLNQQRDDITHAIDSTNRLLTYVGARADVLDRVLTDFPPLIKHFADTRQLLINAVDAIGQLSQVAGQYLAEARSGLHTDLQALQCPLKELSRGSQYLIGALKLILTQPFDIDAVPKLFRGDYQNVSAVLDVTFSAMDNAVLTGTGFSGALRALEQSFGRDPETMIPDVRYTPNPNDAPGGPLVERGDRNC